From the genome of Thermogutta terrifontis, one region includes:
- a CDS encoding creatininase family protein, with translation MNHPGLLRPWKLSDLTYGLVKDFRYEVAVLPLGATEPHNLHLPYSMDTREADLVGEMICEAAWNQGAKVILLPTLPYGTQTNQRGFPFALNLNPTTIFRVLEDLVESLVTQGILKIVLLNSHGGNDLKPFLREMYGKTPAHLFLCNWYTVFRDVYHQIFQHPDDHAGEMETSLALAYWPELVLRREDGQLAADEGRPRPCRFEAVNRGWVSITRPWHLLTTNAGAGYPHEATAEKGRRVMEVLVERLAAFLVELSQSPLDDTFPF, from the coding sequence ATGAATCATCCAGGGCTTTTGCGTCCGTGGAAACTTTCCGATCTCACTTACGGATTGGTGAAAGACTTTCGCTACGAGGTGGCCGTTCTGCCACTCGGAGCCACAGAGCCTCACAATCTCCACCTGCCTTACAGTATGGATACCCGTGAGGCCGATCTGGTGGGTGAAATGATCTGCGAGGCGGCATGGAATCAGGGTGCGAAAGTCATTCTCCTTCCCACGCTCCCCTACGGTACCCAGACCAACCAGCGCGGTTTTCCATTCGCCCTGAACCTCAATCCAACGACGATCTTTCGCGTGTTGGAAGACCTCGTGGAATCGCTGGTCACGCAGGGCATCCTCAAGATTGTCCTGCTCAACAGCCACGGGGGTAATGATCTCAAGCCGTTTCTCCGGGAAATGTACGGAAAGACCCCCGCGCACTTGTTTCTGTGTAACTGGTACACCGTTTTTCGGGATGTTTACCACCAAATCTTCCAGCATCCCGATGACCACGCGGGGGAAATGGAAACGTCGCTCGCCCTGGCCTACTGGCCGGAACTGGTCCTGCGACGTGAGGACGGCCAACTTGCGGCGGACGAGGGTCGGCCCCGCCCCTGCCGGTTTGAAGCGGTCAATCGCGGTTGGGTGAGCATTACCCGGCCGTGGCATCTGCTGACCACCAATGCCGGCGCCGGCTACCCTCATGAAGCCACCGCCGAGAAAGGACGCCGCGTCATGGAGGTCCTTGTGGAGCGTCTCGCGGCGTTTCTCGTGGAACTCTCTCAATCCCCCCTCGACGACACCTTCCCGTTCTAA
- a CDS encoding HD-GYP domain-containing protein yields MTIGESSLLESWKEWASGEGSDVAQVWAAVCLASPSGSKRLRFLAKSFGTDFAVFKGETGELLAKPEQPSIDWEQFGILCRVVANRKQSEIIWEESPLTALAVPFRAGEEWHVAAAVFLTAPLSPQDSLDAHAERLGAKASHLHHWAAHQHVWDPRILLQVADACREHFRTLDRVEDLESQADEMSMHLAGVYEEISLLHRLTRNLRLSKTDEELAKIAIDWLMEVVPAQGIGLVLLPVDSTDENYLGKVRTQNVLLKAGNLPLTDEQFCSLMEHWNVRKAIDPLVRNFSDPFTFEAFSIRNVIAVPVTEGENLLGYLAAFNHRQDQQFGSMEANLLHSVATIIGVHSANLELYRQQSMLLAGVIRALTSAIDAKDPYTCGHSDRVARIAVRLAQEMGYPPEMLSRVYLAGLLHDIGKIGVNDAVLQKPGKLTDEEYDHIKTHVEKGHRILAGLKQLDDILPVVLHHHESWDGTGYPHKLAGEAIPPIARIVAVADAYDAMASNRPYRSRMPNDKIDEIIRKGAGRQWDPQVVEAFFRARDDLRQIADEKDLKLINHPLLGPIVRKSLGMTNNGNGKKSQNFSTSQPAGEGSQSTKSESTMAPM; encoded by the coding sequence ATGACCATAGGCGAATCTTCCCTGCTCGAGAGCTGGAAGGAATGGGCAAGCGGTGAAGGCTCTGATGTCGCCCAAGTCTGGGCGGCGGTATGCTTGGCATCGCCGTCAGGTTCAAAGCGTCTCCGCTTTCTAGCCAAAAGTTTCGGGACCGATTTTGCTGTGTTCAAAGGGGAGACTGGGGAACTTTTGGCCAAGCCGGAACAGCCGTCGATTGATTGGGAACAGTTTGGGATACTTTGCCGGGTCGTCGCGAATCGGAAACAGTCCGAGATTATTTGGGAGGAGTCTCCCCTGACGGCCCTCGCCGTTCCTTTTCGCGCCGGGGAGGAATGGCACGTGGCGGCCGCTGTGTTTCTCACCGCACCCCTGTCGCCGCAGGATTCCCTCGACGCCCACGCCGAGCGTCTCGGGGCCAAGGCGAGCCATCTCCATCATTGGGCGGCTCACCAACACGTTTGGGATCCGCGGATTCTGCTCCAAGTGGCGGATGCGTGCCGTGAGCACTTCCGCACACTTGATCGTGTGGAGGACCTGGAAAGCCAGGCCGACGAAATGTCCATGCACCTGGCCGGCGTTTACGAAGAAATCAGCCTTCTCCACCGTTTAACCCGCAATTTGCGACTTTCCAAAACGGACGAAGAGCTCGCCAAAATTGCCATCGACTGGCTGATGGAGGTGGTGCCAGCGCAAGGCATCGGGCTGGTTCTCCTGCCTGTGGACTCAACGGATGAAAACTACCTCGGAAAGGTCCGCACTCAAAATGTGTTACTGAAGGCGGGGAATTTACCCCTGACCGACGAGCAATTCTGCTCCCTTATGGAGCACTGGAATGTTCGCAAAGCGATCGACCCTCTGGTCCGGAACTTTTCCGATCCATTTACTTTTGAAGCATTCTCGATTCGCAATGTCATCGCCGTCCCGGTGACGGAAGGTGAGAACCTGCTGGGCTATCTGGCCGCTTTCAATCATCGCCAGGATCAGCAGTTTGGCAGCATGGAGGCCAACCTGCTCCATTCCGTGGCGACGATCATTGGGGTCCACAGTGCCAACCTTGAGCTTTATCGACAGCAGTCGATGCTTCTGGCGGGTGTGATCAGGGCGCTCACATCGGCGATTGATGCCAAGGATCCCTACACGTGTGGTCACAGTGACCGCGTTGCCCGGATCGCTGTGCGACTGGCGCAGGAGATGGGCTATCCTCCCGAAATGCTTTCCCGAGTTTACCTGGCAGGACTGCTTCACGATATCGGTAAAATCGGGGTGAATGACGCGGTGCTTCAAAAACCCGGTAAACTCACGGATGAGGAGTACGACCACATCAAGACCCATGTGGAGAAAGGGCACCGGATTCTTGCCGGACTCAAGCAACTGGATGATATTCTGCCTGTGGTGCTGCACCATCACGAGTCATGGGATGGGACGGGCTATCCCCATAAATTGGCTGGCGAGGCCATTCCTCCCATCGCCCGAATTGTCGCGGTGGCCGACGCCTATGATGCGATGGCGAGCAACCGTCCGTATCGCTCCCGGATGCCCAACGACAAAATCGACGAAATCATCCGCAAGGGAGCAGGTCGCCAGTGGGACCCGCAGGTTGTGGAAGCATTCTTCCGAGCACGTGACGACCTTCGGCAGATCGCTGACGAAAAAGACCTGAAACTGATCAATCATCCCCTGCTGGGACCGATCGTGCGAAAATCGCTGGGCATGACCAACAACGGGAACGGGAAAAAGAGCCAGAACTTCTCCACCTCTCAACCCGCCGGGGAAGGTTCCCAGTCCACCAAGAGTGAATCCACAATGGCTCCCATGTAG
- a CDS encoding sirohydrochlorin chelatase, which produces MYDKTFPSTAVILVPHGTREQAGVNQSLELCVEVFQELNRNFQRLPPFYVGFLEIARPSLEEMLESVVRNGNQKVIVVPIMLFDADHIKKDIPDLTRRAIESYAEKSVTVYITSAYGMRWRLLGLAMERQKEVLADGNLTREQTAYVMVARGTSDEAALRQVETVYELIGMTGYAHRKLCYFAAAEPRVEDVLEQVAQLEGIRSVLVQPYLLFEGYLTNHLRDLLEQSRQKWPHLRWVQTDVLWPSSSLVHILAEKVSDALLGSQRDTLPHDARVLVEGVTKSNSGSYRIVALPW; this is translated from the coding sequence ATGTACGACAAGACCTTCCCCTCGACGGCTGTGATCTTGGTTCCCCACGGGACGCGGGAGCAGGCTGGTGTTAACCAGAGTCTTGAACTCTGCGTGGAGGTTTTTCAGGAGCTGAACAGAAACTTCCAGCGATTGCCGCCGTTTTACGTTGGGTTCCTGGAGATCGCAAGGCCGAGCCTGGAGGAGATGCTGGAGTCGGTTGTGCGAAATGGCAACCAAAAAGTCATCGTCGTACCCATCATGCTGTTTGACGCGGATCACATCAAGAAAGACATTCCGGATCTTACACGACGAGCGATAGAGTCCTACGCCGAGAAGTCCGTCACGGTTTACATCACTTCAGCGTACGGAATGCGATGGAGACTTCTAGGGCTGGCTATGGAACGGCAAAAGGAGGTGCTGGCCGATGGCAACTTGACACGCGAGCAGACCGCCTACGTGATGGTTGCTCGGGGCACAAGCGACGAGGCGGCTCTTCGTCAGGTTGAAACAGTCTATGAGTTGATTGGGATGACTGGTTATGCCCACAGGAAGCTGTGTTATTTTGCGGCGGCTGAGCCGCGGGTGGAAGATGTGCTGGAGCAAGTGGCGCAGCTTGAAGGGATCCGCAGTGTTTTGGTTCAGCCTTACCTTCTGTTTGAAGGCTATTTGACGAATCATCTGCGCGACCTGCTCGAGCAGTCGCGTCAAAAATGGCCGCACCTCCGATGGGTTCAGACAGATGTATTGTGGCCAAGCTCCTCCCTCGTCCATATTCTGGCGGAAAAGGTTTCGGACGCACTCCTGGGTTCCCAGCGTGATACGCTTCCGCATGATGCCAGGGTGCTTGTGGAAGGCGTTACTAAATCCAACAGTGGTTCCTATCGGATCGTTGCGCTTCCCTGGTGA
- a CDS encoding helix-turn-helix domain-containing protein, giving the protein MRVSDLGLPAVAMPAVVTPVGKEQQSSPGNALQTSPTNQEPSQGQNNRVPLHRLAEVRIRQGVTRRTMARRMKVDVRTVKREEDPYTDLPLSALYRWQKALQVPLVELLSDIEEPLSAPVLQRARLLRMMKTARTIQVRTKQPSVRYLADMLVQQLLELMPELADVTPWPGGRSKRQPTVGEIAQHPQKFRMR; this is encoded by the coding sequence ATGCGCGTCTCAGATTTGGGATTGCCGGCAGTGGCGATGCCGGCCGTGGTCACGCCCGTCGGTAAGGAGCAACAGTCTTCGCCAGGTAACGCGTTGCAAACATCGCCGACGAATCAGGAGCCGTCTCAGGGCCAGAATAACAGGGTCCCCCTCCATCGGCTTGCCGAAGTCCGGATCAGGCAGGGGGTCACCCGGCGGACGATGGCCCGGCGGATGAAAGTGGATGTCCGCACGGTGAAACGTGAGGAGGATCCCTATACGGATCTCCCGCTGTCTGCGCTCTACCGCTGGCAAAAAGCGTTACAGGTGCCCCTTGTGGAGTTGCTGTCCGACATCGAGGAGCCACTGTCGGCGCCAGTTCTGCAACGGGCACGGCTCCTCCGCATGATGAAGACGGCCCGAACCATCCAGGTGAGGACGAAACAGCCCTCCGTCCGGTACCTTGCTGACATGCTCGTCCAGCAACTTCTGGAGCTGATGCCCGAACTGGCCGACGTAACCCCCTGGCCGGGTGGCCGATCCAAGCGGCAACCCACCGTGGGCGAAATCGCCCAGCATCCCCAGAAATTTCGGATGCGTTGA
- a CDS encoding HAD family hydrolase, with protein MDEHTHTYEEADYRPAVAPPPQSIFIPGTQIEIIRPIDSPGIYRHALFDFDGTLSLIREGWPDVMIPMMVEILLATGTTETPQELEELVRNFVTELTGKQTIYQMIRLAEEVARRGGRPLDPAEYKRIYHERLMARIEHRREGLRSGRIRPEDMLVPGAIELLEELCRRRVKLYLASGTDEVYVQEEARLLGLDKYFGPHIYGAIDDYRRFSKAMVIEQILTSNQITGRELLGFGDGYVEIQNVKEVGGTAVAVASDEAHKSGKPDPWKRQRLIGVGADVVIPDYREWRALIGYLWGVIQIPAG; from the coding sequence ATGGACGAGCACACTCACACGTATGAGGAAGCTGACTACCGGCCGGCGGTTGCCCCGCCCCCGCAATCCATCTTCATCCCGGGAACGCAAATCGAAATCATTCGCCCCATTGATAGTCCGGGCATCTATCGACATGCTCTGTTTGATTTTGACGGGACATTGAGCCTGATTCGGGAAGGCTGGCCGGACGTCATGATCCCGATGATGGTGGAGATCCTGCTGGCCACTGGAACCACGGAGACGCCGCAGGAGCTCGAAGAATTGGTTCGGAACTTTGTCACCGAATTGACAGGAAAACAGACGATTTACCAGATGATCCGATTGGCGGAAGAGGTGGCCCGGCGGGGTGGTCGACCGCTCGATCCCGCTGAGTACAAGCGGATCTATCACGAACGTCTCATGGCGCGCATCGAGCATCGCCGGGAAGGCCTCCGCAGCGGACGAATCAGGCCCGAGGACATGCTTGTTCCCGGCGCGATTGAGCTGCTGGAAGAGCTTTGTCGCCGCAGAGTAAAGCTGTACCTGGCCAGTGGTACGGACGAGGTCTATGTCCAGGAGGAAGCCCGGCTGCTGGGGCTGGACAAATACTTCGGTCCCCATATCTACGGGGCGATTGACGACTATAGACGTTTTTCCAAGGCCATGGTCATCGAACAGATTCTGACAAGTAACCAAATCACTGGCCGGGAACTTCTCGGGTTCGGGGATGGATATGTGGAAATCCAGAATGTGAAGGAGGTCGGGGGAACCGCGGTGGCGGTGGCAAGTGACGAAGCCCACAAAAGCGGCAAGCCCGACCCGTGGAAACGTCAAAGGTTGATCGGGGTGGGGGCGGATGTGGTCATCCCCGATTATCGGGAATGGCGAGCGCTCATCGGTTATCTTTGGGGAGTAATTCAGATTCCCGCTGGATGA
- a CDS encoding cyclase family protein: protein MPKIIDLSLPLTDGGPSYPKDPPLRIEVYRRLPDDGCNVTQITMGTHQGTHCDAPFHFLEEGRPVDQVPLERFYGPATLVDLAPGGELPPKTPITPDMLQPFAKYFREGSRVICRTGWYRRFGQPEYFIDLPSLTVEAAQWIAARRISLLGIDMPTPSKIAGHEVHRILLAPGAEIVLVEALTNLDALPQEFIFAGFPLKLVGRDGSPIRAVAIIPDE, encoded by the coding sequence ATGCCAAAAATCATTGATCTTTCGCTTCCGTTGACCGACGGCGGGCCGAGTTATCCCAAAGATCCACCCCTCCGCATCGAGGTTTACCGTCGGCTTCCGGATGACGGATGCAACGTGACGCAAATCACGATGGGCACGCACCAAGGAACTCACTGCGACGCCCCGTTTCATTTTTTGGAGGAAGGCCGTCCGGTCGATCAGGTGCCTCTGGAGCGCTTCTATGGCCCGGCCACCCTTGTGGACCTCGCACCCGGCGGAGAACTGCCTCCCAAAACACCCATCACCCCAGATATGCTCCAGCCCTTTGCCAAGTACTTTCGGGAGGGAAGCCGCGTCATCTGCCGGACGGGTTGGTACCGCCGTTTTGGTCAGCCTGAGTATTTCATTGATCTTCCCTCCCTTACAGTAGAGGCGGCGCAGTGGATCGCCGCTCGCCGCATCAGTCTGTTGGGCATTGATATGCCGACGCCGAGCAAAATTGCTGGTCACGAGGTCCATCGGATTCTGCTGGCCCCGGGAGCCGAGATTGTTCTCGTGGAAGCCCTCACCAATCTCGATGCCTTGCCGCAGGAGTTCATTTTCGCGGGTTTCCCGCTCAAACTGGTGGGCAGGGATGGTTCCCCAATAAGGGCTGTGGCCATCATCCCGGATGAATAG